A single Chromatiales bacterium DNA region contains:
- a CDS encoding OmpA family protein yields the protein MEGILFDTDKTDLKPESKPALDEVAKLLNDRADLKLYVVGHTDMQGSLAHSMSLSEGLAKPVVKALTADYGIDGARLEGRGVGPLVPVATNASEGGRASNRRVALVQR from the coding sequence GTGGAAGGGATTTTGTTTGACACGGACAAGACTGATCTCAAGCCGGAATCAAAGCCCGCGCTCGACGAAGTCGCAAAGCTCCTGAACGATCGTGCTGACCTGAAACTTTATGTAGTCGGGCATACCGATATGCAGGGTAGTCTGGCCCACAGCATGAGTTTGTCGGAAGGTCTCGCCAAGCCGGTCGTCAAAGCGCTGACGGCAGATTACGGGATTGATGGCGCACGGCTGGAAGGCAGGGGCGTCGGACCGCTTGTGCCGGTGGCGACTAATGCGTCCGAAGGCGGTCGCGCAAGCAATCGTCGGGTGGCGCTGGTGCAACGCTGA
- the asnB gene encoding asparagine synthase (glutamine-hydrolyzing), producing MCGIAGVFHADRSRPVDPETLVAMAAIQHHRGPDGFGWQVMDGIGFSHARLSIIDLDENRGRQPFVTTDGKLLLTKNGELYDYKRIRAELTADGARFQTKSDSEIILHLYPRFGLEGTLPHLRGEFAFALYDHEADTVHLVRDRFGIKPLYWTEVGGNVIFGSELKVLFAHPDVPRRFDPQGLYHQLMQAIVPGSTAFAGIHQVRPGHVVTIRRRDGRLQISDRRYWDMPFPADGVHAMLSDEEAIEGVRAKLLEAVHLRLEADVPVGCYLSGGIDSCSILGLASAVQQSPVKAFTIGFDSDQYDETPIAREMAQSVGANQDVMRLSADHLYDYFEETIWHTERTVYNTLAVAKFLMSRHVRDARYKVVVTGEGSDELFAGYPAFRNDLFLHGLDHMAEAERAEWKRLLHEQNALFKGAMLAENAVENAALTERVGFTPACLQPWLASSNYVPGILNREIADVLSGYDPGAAIAAALDADSLEGRHPLDRAQYVWIKTMLEGQILTWGGDRVDMANSMEARPAFLDHHLAEFAATLSPSVRIRGKTEKWVLREAMKGLLPEVLYKREKFAFMAPPAHTDPKKWQAMQGLARKYLDGGSIEAAGLLDADGVDALFALHDRDDTTAATRNNLDAVFNHMIGVQALHRQFVATDVPAQARAKAADLGWSVKAAS from the coding sequence ATGTGCGGCATAGCGGGGGTTTTTCATGCCGATCGGTCTCGTCCGGTCGATCCCGAAACGCTGGTCGCCATGGCGGCAATCCAACATCACCGGGGGCCGGACGGCTTCGGCTGGCAGGTCATGGACGGGATCGGATTCAGCCATGCGCGCCTGTCCATCATTGATCTGGATGAAAACCGTGGGCGCCAGCCGTTTGTGACGACAGACGGCAAACTGCTGCTGACCAAGAACGGCGAACTCTACGACTACAAGCGAATCCGCGCGGAATTGACGGCGGACGGCGCAAGATTCCAGACCAAGTCGGATTCCGAGATCATCCTGCATCTGTATCCTCGTTTTGGGCTGGAGGGAACCCTGCCGCATCTGCGCGGCGAGTTTGCGTTCGCACTCTACGACCACGAAGCCGACACCGTGCATCTGGTCAGGGACCGGTTCGGAATTAAACCGCTCTACTGGACGGAAGTCGGTGGCAACGTCATCTTTGGTTCGGAACTCAAGGTGCTGTTCGCGCATCCCGATGTTCCGCGCCGGTTCGACCCGCAGGGTCTTTATCACCAGCTGATGCAGGCCATTGTCCCCGGAAGCACGGCCTTTGCCGGCATCCATCAGGTCAGGCCTGGCCACGTGGTGACGATCCGCCGCCGCGATGGTCGACTGCAGATCAGCGATCGCCGCTATTGGGACATGCCGTTCCCCGCTGATGGTGTGCATGCCATGCTGAGCGACGAGGAAGCGATCGAGGGCGTGCGTGCGAAACTGCTGGAAGCCGTGCACCTGCGGCTCGAAGCCGACGTGCCGGTCGGGTGTTATCTGTCGGGTGGAATCGACTCGTGCTCCATTCTCGGGCTTGCATCCGCCGTGCAGCAGTCGCCGGTCAAGGCCTTCACGATCGGATTTGATTCCGACCAATATGACGAGACCCCGATTGCCCGGGAGATGGCGCAATCGGTCGGCGCCAATCAGGACGTGATGCGGCTGTCCGCCGACCATCTCTATGACTATTTCGAAGAAACCATCTGGCATACCGAACGCACCGTCTACAACACGCTTGCGGTTGCGAAGTTCCTGATGAGCCGGCATGTACGTGACGCACGCTACAAGGTGGTCGTCACGGGCGAAGGCTCGGACGAACTGTTCGCGGGTTATCCAGCGTTTCGCAATGATTTGTTCCTGCACGGTCTCGATCACATGGCCGAGGCAGAACGCGCGGAATGGAAACGTCTGCTGCACGAACAGAACGCGCTGTTCAAGGGCGCGATGCTCGCCGAGAACGCCGTGGAGAATGCCGCCTTGACCGAGCGTGTCGGCTTCACGCCAGCGTGTCTGCAGCCGTGGCTTGCTTCATCAAACTATGTTCCGGGGATTCTGAACCGCGAGATTGCCGACGTTTTGTCTGGCTACGATCCGGGGGCAGCGATCGCCGCAGCGCTGGACGCAGATTCCCTCGAGGGCCGTCATCCGCTGGATCGCGCACAGTACGTCTGGATCAAGACCATGCTGGAAGGACAGATCCTGACCTGGGGCGGCGATCGCGTGGACATGGCCAACTCCATGGAGGCCCGGCCCGCGTTTCTCGATCATCATCTGGCGGAGTTTGCCGCGACCCTGTCGCCCAGCGTTCGCATTCGCGGCAAGACCGAGAAATGGGTGTTGCGCGAAGCGATGAAGGGTCTGTTGCCGGAGGTGCTTTACAAGCGCGAGAAATTCGCCTTCATGGCTCCGCCGGCGCATACGGACCCGAAGAAATGGCAGGCGATGCAGGGGCTTGCGCGAAAATATCTCGACGGTGGCAGCATTGAGGCCGCGGGCCTGCTGGATGCCGACGGCGTAGATGCGCTGTTTGCATTACACGACCGCGATGATACGACGGCCGCAACCCGTAACAATCTGGATGCAGTATTCAACCACATGATCGGCGTACAAGCCCTGCACCGTCAGTTCGTTGCAACGGACGTCCCGGCGCAGGCCCGCGCCAAGGCGGCCGATCTGGGGTGGTCCGTCAAGGCCGCGAGCTGA
- a CDS encoding aspartate carbamoyltransferase, producing MDVVGEDLTPLLDLVNRPVVSARQFDRSQLVQLCRVAARYETKRQTVSRPLTGRILVSAFYEPSTRTRLSFESAWHRLGGDIMSITDPASTGIAKGESLHDVGEMLNAYGDLVVLRDSNDRAVYEMMEALRIPIVNAGNGLDEHPTQAMADIYAILKSCPELAREHPKCNVRIGIIGVPARMRTVRSLLLMLAQLARGIEAVTVISDEKVPFADGQLEELRRAGLKVGITSDLDAVLPELDVVYINSIAWTGDGYEELGVRYRLDANSPLKSDAIVMHPLARGAELDSSLDDTSHNWYFAQARGAVFVRMALLSAILKTFS from the coding sequence ATGGACGTCGTCGGCGAGGATCTGACGCCCTTGCTTGACCTTGTCAACCGGCCGGTTGTGTCGGCACGCCAGTTCGATCGATCGCAACTTGTGCAGCTGTGTCGTGTCGCCGCGCGATATGAAACCAAGCGCCAGACCGTGAGTCGTCCGTTGACCGGGCGCATCCTGGTCAGTGCGTTCTACGAACCCAGCACGCGAACGCGGCTTTCATTCGAGAGTGCCTGGCATCGTCTCGGCGGCGACATCATGTCCATCACGGACCCGGCATCCACCGGCATCGCGAAGGGCGAATCGCTCCACGACGTGGGCGAGATGCTCAATGCATACGGCGATCTGGTGGTGCTGCGTGACAGTAACGATCGTGCCGTGTACGAAATGATGGAGGCTCTGCGCATACCGATCGTCAACGCCGGAAACGGCCTGGACGAGCATCCAACCCAGGCAATGGCCGATATCTACGCAATCCTTAAATCGTGTCCGGAGCTCGCACGCGAGCACCCCAAATGCAATGTGCGGATTGGCATCATTGGTGTGCCTGCGCGCATGCGCACAGTTCGCAGCCTGTTGCTCATGCTGGCGCAGCTTGCCCGGGGAATCGAAGCGGTCACGGTGATATCGGACGAGAAGGTACCATTTGCGGACGGTCAACTTGAGGAGCTTCGCCGTGCCGGTCTGAAGGTTGGGATCACGTCGGATCTCGACGCTGTGCTGCCGGAACTCGATGTGGTCTATATCAATTCCATCGCGTGGACCGGTGACGGTTACGAAGAGCTTGGCGTTCGATACCGGCTGGATGCGAACTCGCCGCTGAAGTCCGATGCGATTGTCATGCACCCGTTGGCACGCGGCGCCGAGCTGGATTCGAGTCTCGACGATACGTCGCACAACTGGTACTTCGCGCAGGCACGCGGCGCGGTGTTCGTTCGCATGGCGCTGCTGTCGGCGATTCTTAAAACGTTTTCCTGA